A portion of the Punica granatum isolate Tunisia-2019 chromosome 7, ASM765513v2, whole genome shotgun sequence genome contains these proteins:
- the LOC116214011 gene encoding rhodanese-like domain-containing protein 8, chloroplastic isoform X2: MRLILSASALSPTLPLLPSRALATTSSSTNSSSNCNRATVRCENRRIIFCSSSTSNCGAIGFSALRTEKQARSRRRCDCTAIYSPDHSGSSPEETDEQFVVVNFYRFVPIRDPESEVAKHLAFLKDLDVHGRIYLNEQGINAQYSGPSKDALSYVEWLREDGRFSDILVQVSPALNGHAFPKLKVQFKPLVQLEGGISTLPLLDPSIRATPLAPSEWKKKLRTVNASTGECVVLDVRNGYEWDIGHFRGAKRPEVDCFRSTSFGSSQSKVVSNSDPLADVDKEKTEVLMYCTGGIRCDVYSTILRKKGFKNLYTLKGGVSHYLENEGPTGWVGNLFMFDSRLALPPSAYKPEAIAETHVQEQLLDEDKFAKCHICGSSVRELRHRNCANLDCNLLFLCCEDCIDSFRGCCSSSCTTASRLRPVLPGHQRYKKWHVYRDLEV; the protein is encoded by the exons ATGAGGCTCATTCTCTCCGCCTCTGCACTTTCTCCCACTCTTCCTCTGCTTCCGAGCAGGGCACTCGCGACCACCAGCAGCAGTACGAATAGCAGTAGCAACTGTAACAGAGCTACCGTCCGTTGCGAGAATCGGCGGATTATATTCTGTTCATCTTCTACAAGTAATTGCGGGGCAATTGGTTTTTCGGCTTTACGGACTGAGAAGCAAGCGAGGAGTCGTCGGAGATGCGACTGCACGGCAATTTATTCGCCGGACCACAGCGGCAGCTCGCCAGAGGAAACTGATGAACAGTTCGTCGTTGTGAATTTCTATCGTTTCGTGCCCATAAGGGACCCGGAGTCGGAGGTCGCGAAGCACCTTGCTTTCTTGAAG GATCTCGATGTACATGGTCGGATATATCTCAACGAGCAAGGAATCAACGCCCAG TACAGTGGACCATCAAAGGATGCTCTTTCATATGTAGAATGGTTAAGAGAAGACGGCAGATTTTCCGACATTTTAGTTCAGGTTTCTCCTGCTCTAAATGGGCATGCATTCCCAAAGTTAAAGGTGCAGTTTAAGCCCTTGGTACAG TTGGAAGGGGGTATTTCAACTCTGCCTTTGCTTGATCCTTCCATTAGGGCAACACCTTTGGCACCATCTGAATGGAAGAAAAAGCTCAGAACTGTGAATGCATCAACTGGAGAATGTGTTGTATTAGACGTGAGGAATG GGTATGAGTGGGATATTGGTCATTTTCGTGGAGCTAAACGTCCTGAGGTGGACTGCTTTAGGAGTACGTCTTTTGGTTCTTCTCAGTCAAAG GTCGTCAGCAATTCAGATCCCCTTGCTGATGTTGACAAGGAGAAAACAGAAGTACTAATGTATTGTACGGGGGGCATTCGCTGCGATGTCTATTCTACCATTCTGAG AAAAAAGGGCTTCAAGAATTTGTACACCTTGAAGGGAGGCGTCTCTCATTACCTTGAAAATGAAGGCCCTACAGGATGGGTGGGAAATCTGTTCATGTTTGACTCACGACTCGCTCTCCCGCCCTCTGCCTACAAGCCTGAAGCCATAGCTGAGACACATGTACAAGAACAACTCTTGGATGAAGATAAATTTGCAAAGTGCCATATATGTGGTTCATCAGTCCGCGAGTTAAGACACCGGAATTGTGCGAATCTAGACTGCAACCTGCTATTTCT ATGCTGTGAAGACTGCATTGATAGTTTCAGAGGGTGTTGCAGTTCAAGTTGTACAACTGCTTCTCGACTTAGGCCCGTTTTGCCTGGACATCAAAGATACAAAAAGTGGCACGTGTATCGTGATTTGGAAGTGTAA
- the LOC116214011 gene encoding rhodanese-like domain-containing protein 8, chloroplastic isoform X1 — MRLILSASALSPTLPLLPSRALATTSSSTNSSSNCNRATVRCENRRIIFCSSSTSNCGAIGFSALRTEKQARSRRRCDCTAIYSPDHSGSSPEETDEQFVVVNFYRFVPIRDPESEVAKHLAFLKDLDVHGRIYLNEQGINAQYSGPSKDALSYVEWLREDGRFSDILVQVSPALNGHAFPKLKVQFKPLVQLEGGISTLPLLDPSIRATPLAPSEWKKKLRTVNASTGECVVLDVRNAGYEWDIGHFRGAKRPEVDCFRSTSFGSSQSKVVSNSDPLADVDKEKTEVLMYCTGGIRCDVYSTILRKKGFKNLYTLKGGVSHYLENEGPTGWVGNLFMFDSRLALPPSAYKPEAIAETHVQEQLLDEDKFAKCHICGSSVRELRHRNCANLDCNLLFLCCEDCIDSFRGCCSSSCTTASRLRPVLPGHQRYKKWHVYRDLEV; from the exons ATGAGGCTCATTCTCTCCGCCTCTGCACTTTCTCCCACTCTTCCTCTGCTTCCGAGCAGGGCACTCGCGACCACCAGCAGCAGTACGAATAGCAGTAGCAACTGTAACAGAGCTACCGTCCGTTGCGAGAATCGGCGGATTATATTCTGTTCATCTTCTACAAGTAATTGCGGGGCAATTGGTTTTTCGGCTTTACGGACTGAGAAGCAAGCGAGGAGTCGTCGGAGATGCGACTGCACGGCAATTTATTCGCCGGACCACAGCGGCAGCTCGCCAGAGGAAACTGATGAACAGTTCGTCGTTGTGAATTTCTATCGTTTCGTGCCCATAAGGGACCCGGAGTCGGAGGTCGCGAAGCACCTTGCTTTCTTGAAG GATCTCGATGTACATGGTCGGATATATCTCAACGAGCAAGGAATCAACGCCCAG TACAGTGGACCATCAAAGGATGCTCTTTCATATGTAGAATGGTTAAGAGAAGACGGCAGATTTTCCGACATTTTAGTTCAGGTTTCTCCTGCTCTAAATGGGCATGCATTCCCAAAGTTAAAGGTGCAGTTTAAGCCCTTGGTACAG TTGGAAGGGGGTATTTCAACTCTGCCTTTGCTTGATCCTTCCATTAGGGCAACACCTTTGGCACCATCTGAATGGAAGAAAAAGCTCAGAACTGTGAATGCATCAACTGGAGAATGTGTTGTATTAGACGTGAGGAATG CAGGGTATGAGTGGGATATTGGTCATTTTCGTGGAGCTAAACGTCCTGAGGTGGACTGCTTTAGGAGTACGTCTTTTGGTTCTTCTCAGTCAAAG GTCGTCAGCAATTCAGATCCCCTTGCTGATGTTGACAAGGAGAAAACAGAAGTACTAATGTATTGTACGGGGGGCATTCGCTGCGATGTCTATTCTACCATTCTGAG AAAAAAGGGCTTCAAGAATTTGTACACCTTGAAGGGAGGCGTCTCTCATTACCTTGAAAATGAAGGCCCTACAGGATGGGTGGGAAATCTGTTCATGTTTGACTCACGACTCGCTCTCCCGCCCTCTGCCTACAAGCCTGAAGCCATAGCTGAGACACATGTACAAGAACAACTCTTGGATGAAGATAAATTTGCAAAGTGCCATATATGTGGTTCATCAGTCCGCGAGTTAAGACACCGGAATTGTGCGAATCTAGACTGCAACCTGCTATTTCT ATGCTGTGAAGACTGCATTGATAGTTTCAGAGGGTGTTGCAGTTCAAGTTGTACAACTGCTTCTCGACTTAGGCCCGTTTTGCCTGGACATCAAAGATACAAAAAGTGGCACGTGTATCGTGATTTGGAAGTGTAA